Proteins found in one Opitutaceae bacterium genomic segment:
- a CDS encoding AraC family transcriptional regulator — MRHPSFTPSLLAELAPYVKRLPSPISPLRGQTKPTPPLPENIICFQRRNTTELNRPQYGRALHHRHVLILPVAGQATVCVDDQDQRIGPGEALVILPFQFHHYRVSRPRRIQWLFVTFEYPAGVALESMRNQRFALGDEALKLLADFLKAYHQDSQVGSAALILALLLVHISPPTLNSDVLQPPDVTTALLARVNHAFQRHKPSLPSVAELARELGISSSHLRTRFRATCNVSLGRHLRTLRLERARGMLEISNTRIGDIAEQCGFSSLFSFSHAFKKAFGSSPSEIRKAAQAGSRR, encoded by the coding sequence ATGCGTCACCCCTCGTTCACGCCCAGCCTCCTTGCCGAGCTCGCCCCCTATGTGAAGCGGTTGCCAAGCCCGATTTCACCCCTTCGTGGGCAGACCAAGCCCACTCCCCCGCTCCCGGAGAACATTATCTGTTTTCAGCGGCGAAATACGACAGAACTCAATCGACCTCAATATGGCCGGGCACTTCATCACCGTCACGTGCTGATCCTCCCGGTCGCTGGTCAGGCGACAGTTTGCGTTGATGATCAGGATCAGCGAATCGGGCCTGGGGAAGCACTGGTGATCCTACCGTTTCAGTTCCACCACTACCGGGTATCCCGCCCTCGCCGAATTCAATGGCTTTTCGTCACGTTTGAGTACCCGGCCGGCGTGGCGTTGGAATCAATGCGCAACCAGCGCTTTGCACTGGGCGATGAAGCGCTCAAACTCCTGGCGGATTTCCTGAAGGCCTATCACCAGGACTCGCAGGTCGGGAGCGCCGCCCTGATCCTTGCGCTTCTCCTTGTCCACATCTCTCCGCCAACTTTGAACAGCGACGTGTTGCAGCCTCCGGATGTGACCACCGCGTTGCTGGCCCGCGTGAACCATGCATTCCAGCGCCACAAACCGTCACTCCCGTCGGTCGCGGAGTTGGCGCGTGAGCTGGGAATAAGCTCGAGCCACCTGCGCACGCGCTTCAGGGCCACCTGCAATGTCAGTCTGGGGCGGCATTTGAGAACGCTGCGTCTCGAGCGCGCACGGGGGATGCTCGAAATTAGCAACACCCGGATCGGTGACATCGCGGAGCAATGTGGATTCTCCTCACTTTTCTCATTCAGCCATGCCTTCAAGAAGGCATTTGGCAGCTCGCCGTCGGAGATCCGAAAGGCCGCCCAAGCGGGAAGCAGACGCTGA
- a CDS encoding pyridoxamine 5'-phosphate oxidase family protein produces the protein MNSHTTSQGQSSEAKATFVSLIEDIKFAMLTTVTAEGELRSRPMATLKAPFEGDLWFFTADASAKVDEILNERQVGLSYAAPDKQKYVSVSGLASLVRDKSRMRELWTPAAKAWFPEGVDDPTIALLRVRVQAVEYWDSPSSKMVQLLGYLKSVTTGKPLETVGEHKKVYVSNAP, from the coding sequence ATGAACAGCCACACCACCTCACAAGGACAGTCATCCGAAGCCAAGGCCACGTTCGTGAGCCTTATCGAGGATATCAAGTTCGCCATGCTCACCACGGTGACAGCTGAAGGGGAACTTAGAAGCCGCCCCATGGCCACACTAAAGGCTCCGTTTGAAGGAGACCTTTGGTTCTTCACCGCAGATGCCTCTGCTAAAGTGGATGAGATTTTGAACGAGCGCCAGGTCGGTCTCAGCTACGCTGCTCCCGACAAGCAAAAGTACGTCAGCGTGTCTGGTCTTGCCTCCCTCGTGCGCGACAAGTCTCGCATGCGAGAACTTTGGACGCCTGCAGCAAAAGCTTGGTTTCCCGAAGGCGTGGACGATCCAACGATCGCGCTGTTGAGGGTGCGGGTGCAGGCAGTCGAATACTGGGATTCCCCCTCGAGCAAAATGGTGCAACTGCTGGGCTACCTGAAGTCCGTGACGACCGGAAAGCCGCTCGAGACGGTTGGCGAGCACAAGAAGGTGTACGTCTCCAACGCGCCGTAA
- a CDS encoding YifB family Mg chelatase-like AAA ATPase, with the protein MLATVSSAALMGVDALAVQVEVNSGEVGELRLVLVGLPDTAVKESNDRVFSALGNSGFKTPRARTTVNLAPGDVRKEGALYDLPIALGILAATSQIRADCIESFLVAGELGLSGATRPIRGALAMARLAVRLGRKALILPAQCAEEAAWVSGLDVYGVSSLAEAADLLAGNSKLRPIAPRKWAPDANEVDSSVGDFAEIKGQLALRRAAEIAVSGGHNLLVIGPPGSGKSMLAKRIPTILPAPTLEESLEVLSIHSAAGTTLAGTPCMTRRPVRAPHHTISDIGLLGGGAIPGPGEISLAHNGVLFLDELPEFRRSALEVLRQPLEDGAVTISRSAGKVNFPARFLLVAAMNPCACGFLGDPRHHCRCSPSQVERYRRRISGPLLDRIDIHVEAPALTLGEIRETAPAESSSMIRERVQVARGIQRIRFMGTHTRTNAAMAPAEIRRHCPLSPKLGDLLQGAMERLSLSARAFDRVLKVARTIADLSGAKEIEAAHLMEAIQYRSLDRLLYL; encoded by the coding sequence ATGCTGGCAACTGTATCATCAGCGGCGCTCATGGGCGTCGATGCACTGGCTGTGCAAGTCGAGGTAAACTCGGGCGAGGTCGGGGAACTTCGCCTGGTGCTCGTGGGATTGCCCGACACGGCCGTCAAGGAATCAAATGACCGAGTATTCTCAGCACTCGGCAACAGCGGCTTCAAAACGCCGCGTGCGCGCACCACGGTGAACCTGGCACCCGGAGATGTGCGCAAGGAAGGTGCGCTCTACGACCTCCCGATCGCATTGGGCATCCTCGCAGCGACGAGCCAGATTCGGGCGGACTGCATCGAGTCCTTCCTGGTTGCCGGGGAGCTTGGACTTTCGGGTGCGACGCGACCCATTCGAGGGGCCCTTGCCATGGCGAGGCTCGCAGTCCGACTTGGGCGCAAGGCATTGATCCTGCCGGCCCAATGCGCCGAGGAAGCAGCCTGGGTGAGCGGCTTGGACGTGTATGGGGTCAGCAGCCTCGCCGAGGCGGCTGATCTGCTCGCAGGCAATTCCAAGCTCAGGCCGATCGCTCCGCGAAAATGGGCACCTGATGCGAACGAAGTCGATTCATCCGTCGGTGACTTCGCGGAGATCAAAGGCCAATTGGCTCTCAGGCGTGCGGCTGAGATAGCTGTTTCCGGAGGGCACAATCTCCTGGTCATTGGTCCTCCTGGCTCCGGGAAGTCGATGCTGGCGAAGCGAATTCCAACGATCCTCCCCGCGCCCACACTAGAAGAATCGCTCGAAGTCCTGAGCATCCACTCGGCGGCCGGCACAACCCTGGCTGGCACGCCGTGCATGACTCGGCGACCTGTGCGAGCGCCTCATCACACCATCAGCGACATCGGACTTCTCGGTGGAGGCGCGATTCCAGGACCTGGAGAGATCAGCCTGGCCCACAACGGAGTCTTGTTCCTGGATGAGTTGCCGGAGTTTCGCCGTTCGGCGCTCGAGGTCCTGCGTCAACCGCTTGAGGATGGGGCCGTGACGATCTCACGGAGCGCCGGCAAGGTGAACTTTCCAGCGCGCTTCCTTCTGGTGGCCGCGATGAATCCCTGCGCCTGCGGCTTCCTGGGCGACCCGAGGCACCACTGCCGCTGCTCCCCGAGCCAGGTGGAGCGCTATCGTCGCAGGATAAGCGGCCCGTTGCTTGATCGCATCGACATCCACGTCGAGGCACCGGCCCTGACGCTCGGGGAGATTCGCGAAACGGCTCCCGCGGAAAGCTCCTCGATGATTCGGGAGCGCGTACAGGTTGCCCGGGGCATCCAGCGTATCCGATTCATGGGTACACATACGCGGACGAATGCGGCGATGGCTCCCGCGGAGATCAGGAGGCACTGTCCACTGTCACCCAAGCTTGGCGATTTGCTGCAAGGCGCGATGGAGCGGCTCTCGCTCTCTGCGCGGGCGTTTGATCGCGTGCTCAAGGTTGCCCGCACGATAGCGGACCTCTCGGGAGCCAAGGAGATTGAAGCAGCCCACCTTATGGAGGCGATCCAGTATCGGAGCCTCGACAGGCTCCTCTACCTTTAA
- a CDS encoding chemotaxis protein CheB, protein MEDSPRTIQVADGGDAPLLVAVGASAGGLDALSRFFAAMPSGCGLAFVVLQHLSPDHRSFMVELLSKKTSMEVFRAEDGTKPLADRVYLLPPGKDLTLSGGAFRLLEPTIDRGIHLPIDTFFKSLAEERRQKSICIILSGSGSDGTSGVRAIKDSGGVVFVQSEETAQFNGMPRSAMSTGLVDFVGSPEELPALLLRYVRHPLAYSEPSIGMAPGDEEVMQETFRVLREHTGVDFSGYKQATIERRIQRRMTIHQIDSLKDYLLFLNNSPQEVQHLFNEFLINVTRFFRDPEVWEHLSSTVLPQLVERSHINDPIRAWVPACASGEEAYTLAILLVEACEKLGINREIKIFATDISKHVIEQAAKGTYVESIVCDLTPSRLSRFFIQNPEGYVVAPAIRKLVVFARHNILSDPPFTRLDLVSCRNFLIYVQPELQAKVLGSFHFSLKTEGLLLLGTSETVGDTVDRFHAVSNRHKLFRRKSGTPGMDVFVPSGVPSASLERKASTRSNGAKDPAHGLELLHRAVMQDKVGACIVVNERYDVLYSLGKASEYLVQPEGTPTNNFVKLTAASVGTAAQTALRRAAQSDELFVHGNVRFKRNKRNACVRLSVRRCLLEEGRGPVFLVYLDEVKARSKRRGTGVDNPADSSLDAHIKDLETDLESTRETLQATIEELELSNEELQASNEELLASNEELQSTNEELQSLNEELHTVNSENQNRIHDLLKLTDDINNLLTCSQIGTMLVDENLRVRRMSSAISSLTRMTVEDIGAPLEVLDRMLGVSVLGMAQSVQATLVSSEIEVRTPEKRFLLVRAAPFRVEGKPTRGVTITIIDVSERMENQVRLANTADELQRIKYFIQGIIDAIPASVAILDLRGTITHVNQCWTSFCRDNNGHGVCNGLGVNYLEICSRSEDGRVAADGIRAVAEGRQQVFILEYPCHSPTQRRWFRMQASTLNPLNQGVLICHIDISEARKNLAT, encoded by the coding sequence ATGGAAGATTCGCCCAGGACAATTCAAGTAGCGGACGGCGGTGATGCGCCTCTGCTGGTGGCTGTTGGTGCTTCGGCAGGGGGCTTGGATGCTCTCAGTCGGTTCTTCGCGGCAATGCCCTCCGGGTGCGGCCTGGCGTTCGTGGTGTTGCAGCATTTGAGTCCCGATCACCGGAGCTTCATGGTGGAGTTGCTTTCAAAGAAGACGTCCATGGAAGTGTTCCGTGCGGAGGATGGCACCAAGCCCCTCGCTGACCGGGTTTATCTGTTGCCGCCTGGAAAAGACCTGACCTTGTCCGGCGGGGCATTCCGCCTCCTGGAGCCCACCATCGACCGGGGAATACACCTGCCCATCGATACATTCTTCAAATCGCTGGCTGAGGAGCGACGGCAGAAGTCCATTTGTATCATCCTCTCTGGAAGTGGAAGCGATGGGACGTCGGGCGTTCGTGCGATAAAGGATTCGGGTGGCGTCGTATTCGTCCAAAGCGAGGAGACGGCGCAGTTCAATGGCATGCCAAGGTCTGCGATGTCCACGGGCCTCGTCGATTTTGTCGGCTCCCCGGAGGAACTGCCCGCCCTTCTGCTTCGCTACGTGCGACACCCGCTGGCGTATTCGGAACCAAGCATCGGAATGGCGCCGGGGGATGAAGAGGTGATGCAGGAGACTTTCCGTGTCCTCCGCGAGCATACGGGAGTCGATTTTTCGGGATACAAGCAAGCGACGATTGAGCGTCGTATCCAACGGCGCATGACAATTCACCAGATCGATTCGCTGAAGGACTACCTGTTGTTTTTGAACAACTCCCCGCAGGAGGTGCAGCATCTTTTCAACGAGTTCCTTATAAACGTCACTCGTTTCTTCCGTGATCCCGAGGTCTGGGAACACCTGAGTTCAACCGTCCTCCCACAACTGGTGGAGCGGAGCCACATAAACGACCCCATCCGTGCCTGGGTGCCCGCCTGCGCGAGCGGCGAGGAGGCGTACACACTCGCCATCCTCCTGGTGGAGGCATGCGAGAAGCTCGGCATCAACCGCGAGATTAAGATCTTTGCCACCGATATTTCCAAGCATGTCATTGAGCAGGCCGCCAAAGGCACCTACGTCGAGAGCATTGTATGCGATCTCACCCCGAGCCGACTGAGCCGTTTCTTCATACAGAATCCAGAGGGCTACGTGGTGGCCCCAGCAATCCGAAAGCTGGTGGTTTTTGCCCGTCACAACATTCTTAGCGACCCGCCATTCACACGCCTCGATTTGGTCTCCTGCCGTAATTTCTTAATCTACGTTCAGCCGGAATTGCAGGCAAAGGTTCTGGGCAGTTTTCACTTCTCCCTTAAGACTGAAGGCCTGTTGCTCCTGGGTACAAGCGAGACCGTGGGAGACACCGTGGATCGCTTCCACGCTGTCAGCAATCGACACAAGCTCTTCCGCCGAAAATCAGGCACTCCGGGGATGGATGTTTTCGTACCGTCTGGTGTTCCCTCGGCATCCCTTGAACGCAAGGCAAGCACCCGGTCAAACGGGGCGAAGGATCCCGCGCACGGACTTGAATTGCTCCACCGCGCCGTGATGCAGGACAAGGTGGGGGCATGCATCGTGGTCAATGAGCGTTATGACGTCCTTTACTCACTGGGCAAAGCCAGCGAGTATCTCGTGCAGCCCGAAGGCACGCCCACCAACAACTTCGTCAAATTGACCGCCGCCTCCGTCGGCACAGCGGCGCAGACTGCGCTCCGACGTGCAGCTCAATCCGACGAACTCTTTGTGCATGGGAATGTCCGCTTTAAGCGGAACAAGCGAAATGCCTGCGTGCGCCTTTCGGTTCGGCGCTGTCTCCTGGAGGAAGGTCGTGGCCCGGTCTTCCTCGTGTACCTCGACGAGGTCAAGGCGCGTTCCAAGAGGAGAGGCACTGGTGTCGACAATCCTGCCGACTCCTCACTTGACGCCCATATCAAGGATCTCGAGACCGACTTGGAGAGCACCCGGGAAACGCTGCAGGCCACCATTGAGGAACTTGAGCTCTCGAACGAGGAACTTCAGGCATCGAACGAGGAACTCCTTGCCTCGAATGAGGAACTTCAAAGCACCAACGAGGAGCTCCAATCGCTCAACGAGGAGCTGCACACTGTCAACAGTGAGAATCAGAACCGGATACATGACCTCCTCAAGCTCACCGACGACATCAACAACCTGCTGACCTGCTCACAGATCGGCACGATGCTCGTCGACGAGAACCTGAGGGTCAGGAGGATGTCCAGCGCGATCAGCTCGCTGACGCGCATGACCGTGGAGGACATCGGTGCACCGCTGGAAGTCCTGGACCGCATGCTTGGCGTTTCGGTACTCGGGATGGCCCAGTCGGTTCAGGCTACGCTCGTGAGTTCAGAGATCGAGGTCCGCACTCCTGAAAAGCGATTCCTGCTCGTGCGCGCCGCTCCTTTTCGCGTGGAGGGCAAGCCCACACGCGGAGTCACGATCACGATCATCGACGTGTCGGAACGGATGGAGAACCAGGTGCGCCTTGCGAACACCGCTGATGAGCTGCAACGGATCAAATACTTCATCCAAGGAATCATCGATGCGATCCCTGCAAGTGTCGCCATACTCGACCTTCGCGGCACGATCACGCATGTGAATCAGTGCTGGACGTCTTTTTGCCGAGACAACAATGGCCACGGCGTCTGCAACGGGCTAGGTGTCAACTATCTCGAAATATGTTCGCGCTCCGAGGACGGTCGCGTTGCCGCCGATGGCATCCGTGCCGTCGCTGAAGGACGGCAACAGGTGTTCATCCTGGAGTATCCCTGCCATTCCCCTACCCAACGTCGCTGGTTTCGAATGCAGGCCTCGACGTTGAACCCGCTTAACCAGGGGGTCCTCATCTGCCACATCGATATTTCCGAAGCACGCAAGAACCTCGCAACCTGA